A region of Capsicum annuum cultivar UCD-10X-F1 unplaced genomic scaffold, UCD10Xv1.1 ctg42105, whole genome shotgun sequence DNA encodes the following proteins:
- the LOC124891884 gene encoding photosystem I assembly protein Ycf4-like translates to MTWRSEHIWIELITGSQKISNFCWAFILFLGSLGFSLVGTSSYLGRNLISFFSPQQIIFFPQGIVMSFYGIAGLFISSYLWCTISWNVGSVYDRFDIKEGIVCIFCWGFPGKNHRTFLRFLIKDIQSVRIEVKEGIYARRVLYMDIRGQGSIPLTRTNENLTPREIEQKTAELAYFLRVPIEVF, encoded by the coding sequence ATGACTTGGCGATCAGAACATATATGGATAGAACTTATAACGGGGTctcaaaaaataagtaatttctGCTGGGCCTTTATCCTTTTTTTAGGTTCATTAGGCTTCTCATTAGTTGGAACTTCCAGTTATCTGGGTAgaaatttgatatcttttttttCGCCTCAGCAAATCATTTTTTTTCCACAAGGAATCGTGATGTCTTTCTACGGAATTGCGGGTCTCTTTATTAGCTCTTATTTGTGGTGCACAATTTCCTGGAATGTTGGTAGTGTTTATGATCGATTCGATATAAAGGAAGGAATAGTCTGTATTTTTTGTTGGGGATTTCCGGGAAAAAATCATCGCACATTCCTCCGATTCCTTATAAAAGATATTCAGTCCGTTAGAATAGAAGTTAAAGAGGGTATTTATGCTCGTCGTGTTCTTTATATGGACATCCGAGGCCAGGGGTCCATTCCCTTAACTCGTACTAATGAGAATTTGACTCCACGAGAAATTGAACAAAAGACTGCTGAATTAGCCTATTTCTTGCGTGTACCAATTGAAGTATTTTGA